A DNA window from Pseudarthrobacter sp. W1I19 contains the following coding sequences:
- the galT gene encoding galactose-1-phosphate uridylyltransferase has translation MTGITSTRLSDGRELIYFDDAHAPKARTAETTTDHRGLPPRGEPGEVRFDALTDEWVAVAAHRQSRTHLPPADQCPICPTTASNPSEIPADDYDVVVFENRFPSLGPALGTVPADPAWGTKGPAYGRCEVVAFTPAHTGSFSGLSEARSRTVIEAWAQRTEALSALPGIKQVFPFENRGADIGVTLHHPHGQIYAYPYVTPRAGVLGAAARKFYDAAEGRETLTGSLLRSEREDGSRMVMEGENFSAYVPFAARWPLEIHLVPHRQVPDLAALSGEEKDELAHVYLDLLKRLDAIYPTPTPYISAWHQAPIDSLLRPASYLHLQLTSPRRAADKLKFLAGSEAAMGAFINDTTPESVAERLRNVTVPASTPSPAALQAALPEGATA, from the coding sequence ATGACGGGAATCACCAGCACCAGGCTCTCCGACGGCCGGGAATTGATCTACTTCGACGACGCCCACGCCCCGAAGGCAAGGACGGCGGAGACCACAACGGACCACCGCGGCCTGCCGCCGCGCGGCGAGCCGGGAGAAGTCCGTTTTGACGCCCTGACGGACGAGTGGGTAGCCGTTGCTGCCCACCGCCAGAGCCGCACGCATCTTCCCCCGGCAGACCAGTGCCCCATCTGCCCCACTACTGCCAGCAACCCTTCAGAGATTCCGGCCGACGACTACGACGTGGTGGTGTTCGAGAACCGCTTCCCGTCCCTGGGCCCGGCCCTCGGAACCGTCCCGGCTGACCCCGCCTGGGGAACAAAGGGCCCGGCCTATGGACGCTGCGAGGTGGTGGCCTTCACGCCTGCCCACACCGGGTCCTTCAGCGGATTGAGTGAAGCCCGTTCCCGCACGGTCATCGAGGCATGGGCACAGCGCACCGAAGCCCTGAGCGCGCTTCCCGGGATCAAGCAGGTGTTTCCGTTTGAGAACCGCGGCGCGGACATCGGCGTGACCCTCCACCACCCGCATGGCCAGATCTATGCCTACCCGTACGTGACCCCGCGGGCGGGAGTCCTGGGTGCGGCGGCCCGCAAATTCTACGATGCGGCGGAGGGCCGGGAGACGCTCACTGGCTCGCTGCTGCGCTCCGAGCGCGAGGACGGCAGCCGGATGGTCATGGAGGGTGAGAACTTCAGCGCCTATGTCCCGTTCGCTGCCCGCTGGCCCCTCGAGATCCACCTGGTTCCCCACCGCCAGGTTCCGGACCTGGCGGCGCTGAGCGGGGAGGAGAAGGATGAACTGGCGCACGTCTACCTTGACCTGCTCAAACGCCTGGATGCCATCTACCCCACCCCCACGCCGTACATCTCAGCATGGCACCAGGCACCGATCGACTCGCTGCTGCGCCCCGCAAGCTACCTGCACCTCCAGCTGACCTCGCCCCGCCGGGCGGCGGACAAGCTCAAGTTCCTCGCCGGATCGGAGGCCGCCATGGGCGCCTTCATCAACGACACCACTCCGGAAAGTGTGGCGGAGCGGCTGCGCAACGTCACCGTTCCGGCATCCACCCCATCCCCAGCTGCCCTTCAGGCAGCCCTGCCTGAAGGAGCTACCGCGTGA
- a CDS encoding branched-chain amino acid ABC transporter permease produces MSMTDGPTPLETAAAKQAAVDREAAASSPGTSVTPGARRGGKRGALSERWNALSRQQQWAFLIVVVVLAYMLPVLNPPIITTEPGNNFALACFDMARFALVAVGLNVVVGYAGLLDLGYVAFFAVGSYCAAMLTSPDSPYLHIPYLWTIPVAMAVTMFFGVVLGVPTLRLRGDYLAIVTLGFGEIVRILATIVPAMKGQVGFQNVGHPPGTAADGAPIFSNSNGVPWYWLTLTIIIVITLLVGNLERSRVGRAWIAIREDEDAAEIMGVPTFKYKVWAFAIGAAVGGLSGALFAGQVGFVNNQKFDVTTSILFLAAVVLGGAGNKVGAILGGALVSYIPLRFTAIAEYKYLIFGIALVLIMIFRSQGLLPARQRLLAYGRTAFNKASGKDGKDPATRRTGPSGSGTPAGSEKGAEA; encoded by the coding sequence ATGAGCATGACCGATGGGCCCACCCCTCTTGAAACGGCGGCCGCCAAGCAGGCTGCCGTGGACCGCGAGGCTGCCGCATCCAGCCCGGGAACAAGCGTTACACCCGGCGCCCGCCGCGGAGGCAAGCGCGGAGCGCTTTCCGAGCGCTGGAATGCGCTCTCCCGCCAGCAGCAGTGGGCATTCCTCATCGTCGTTGTGGTGCTGGCTTACATGCTGCCCGTTTTGAATCCGCCCATTATCACCACAGAGCCCGGAAACAACTTTGCCCTGGCGTGTTTTGACATGGCGCGGTTCGCGCTGGTGGCTGTCGGACTCAATGTGGTGGTTGGATACGCCGGCCTGCTGGACCTGGGTTACGTGGCCTTCTTTGCTGTGGGTTCCTACTGTGCGGCGATGCTCACCAGCCCTGACTCGCCGTACCTGCACATCCCGTACCTCTGGACCATTCCTGTGGCCATGGCGGTGACGATGTTTTTCGGAGTGGTGCTCGGCGTGCCGACGCTCCGGCTGCGCGGCGACTACCTTGCCATCGTGACCCTTGGCTTCGGTGAAATTGTGCGCATTCTTGCCACCATCGTCCCCGCGATGAAGGGCCAGGTGGGTTTCCAGAACGTGGGTCATCCACCGGGGACAGCGGCGGACGGGGCTCCGATCTTTTCGAATTCAAATGGTGTGCCCTGGTACTGGCTGACATTGACCATCATCATCGTCATTACGCTCTTGGTGGGCAACCTCGAGCGCAGCCGGGTTGGACGGGCCTGGATCGCGATCCGCGAGGACGAGGATGCGGCTGAAATCATGGGCGTGCCAACCTTCAAGTACAAGGTATGGGCATTCGCCATCGGCGCCGCCGTGGGCGGCCTTTCCGGCGCGTTGTTTGCTGGCCAGGTCGGGTTCGTTAACAACCAGAAATTTGACGTCACCACTTCCATCCTGTTCCTTGCCGCCGTTGTGCTGGGCGGAGCGGGCAACAAAGTGGGTGCCATCCTGGGCGGGGCACTGGTGAGCTATATCCCGCTGCGGTTCACGGCCATCGCAGAGTACAAGTACCTGATCTTCGGCATCGCACTGGTGCTCATCATGATCTTCCGGTCCCAAGGGTTGCTCCCGGCCCGTCAGCGGTTGCTCGCCTACGGTCGTACCGCCTTCAACAAGGCTTCCGGAAAAGACGGTAAGGATCCGGCCACGCGACGCACCGGGCCCTCCGGCAGCGGGACACCCGCGGGCAGCGAGAAAGGTGCGGAAGCATGA
- a CDS encoding ABC transporter ATP-binding protein — MSVEKAATGSSAVPEHAGTDPSVPVVPGMDIEALAEAGVDQDLAEKVAPDRDIAVEVGDNIVEVQNLTIKFGGLVALDNISFTIKRGEILGLIGPNGAGKTTCFNAMTGVYKPSSGKVLLEGQALNGLKQHKITRLGLSRTFQNIRLFGEMTALENVVVGLDARHKTSVGGALLRLPTHIREEKSAIERGMALLDFVGIADHAHFLSRHLPYGYQRRLEIARALATDPKVLCLDEPAAGFNPAEKEELMALIRTIRDEGYTVLLIEHDMKLVMGVTDRIIVLEFGKKIADGLPHEIREDPRVIAAYLGEPEDDLA, encoded by the coding sequence ATGAGCGTGGAAAAGGCAGCCACCGGTTCCAGTGCAGTTCCGGAACATGCCGGCACCGACCCGTCGGTTCCTGTAGTCCCCGGGATGGACATAGAGGCCCTGGCAGAGGCAGGAGTCGACCAGGACCTGGCGGAGAAGGTTGCCCCGGATCGCGACATCGCAGTGGAGGTTGGGGACAACATCGTTGAGGTTCAAAACCTGACCATCAAGTTTGGCGGCCTGGTGGCACTGGACAACATCAGCTTCACCATCAAGCGAGGAGAGATCCTCGGACTCATTGGTCCGAACGGGGCGGGCAAGACCACCTGCTTCAATGCAATGACGGGCGTCTACAAGCCCAGCAGTGGAAAGGTGCTGCTTGAGGGACAGGCCCTGAACGGGCTCAAGCAACACAAGATTACACGGCTGGGCCTGTCCCGCACCTTTCAGAACATCAGGCTTTTTGGCGAGATGACAGCGCTGGAAAACGTGGTTGTGGGCCTCGACGCCCGCCACAAGACCAGTGTCGGTGGAGCCTTGCTGCGCCTGCCCACCCACATCAGGGAGGAAAAGTCGGCCATCGAACGCGGGATGGCACTCCTTGACTTCGTGGGCATCGCTGACCACGCCCACTTCCTGTCCCGCCACCTGCCTTACGGCTACCAGCGCAGGCTCGAAATCGCCAGGGCGCTGGCCACCGATCCTAAGGTGCTGTGCCTGGACGAACCGGCAGCAGGGTTCAACCCGGCGGAAAAGGAAGAACTGATGGCGCTCATCCGGACCATCAGGGATGAGGGATATACAGTCCTCCTGATCGAACACGACATGAAACTCGTTATGGGAGTGACGGACAGGATCATCGTCCTGGAATTCGGCAAGAAAATCGCTGACGGATTGCCGCACGAAATCCGTGAAGACCCGCGAGTGATTGCGGCTTACCTGGGAGAGCCTGAAGATGACCTTGCTTGA
- a CDS encoding Bax inhibitor-1/YccA family protein: protein MALGGNPIFNGKSFRGATQAPPVPQAPYGQAPYGQQYGQPFGQQGYGQQPYGQAPYGQQGYGQQPMTDEQLRQMYNQPAAGPADTGRMTFDDVIVKTAACLGVVVAGAAVTMFVSMGLASLLMIVGALGGFVLALVNTFKKQPSPALILAYAGLEGLFLGGLTRILDAQFPGVGLQAVIGTLSVFAVTLVLFKSGKVRATPKAMRFFMIALIGYAVFALVNMVMMMTGMTQEPFGLRTQVEIFGIPLGVFIGLLAIGLAAFSLIMDFTSIEAGVRSGAPQRFSWTAAFGLTVTLVWLYVEIIRLLAILRGDD from the coding sequence ATGGCACTTGGCGGCAACCCGATCTTCAACGGAAAAAGCTTCCGTGGAGCCACCCAGGCACCGCCTGTCCCGCAGGCTCCTTACGGCCAGGCTCCTTACGGCCAGCAGTATGGCCAGCCCTTCGGCCAGCAGGGCTACGGGCAGCAGCCGTATGGCCAGGCTCCCTATGGCCAGCAAGGCTACGGCCAGCAGCCCATGACCGACGAGCAACTGCGGCAGATGTACAACCAGCCTGCAGCTGGCCCGGCGGACACCGGCCGGATGACGTTCGACGACGTCATCGTCAAGACCGCAGCTTGCCTTGGCGTTGTGGTGGCCGGCGCTGCCGTCACCATGTTCGTCAGCATGGGCCTTGCGTCGCTGCTGATGATTGTTGGCGCCCTCGGTGGTTTCGTGCTGGCTCTGGTCAACACCTTCAAGAAGCAGCCCTCACCGGCGCTCATCCTCGCATACGCCGGACTGGAAGGCCTGTTCCTCGGCGGCCTGACCCGGATCCTGGATGCGCAGTTCCCCGGGGTCGGCCTGCAGGCTGTGATCGGTACCCTGTCCGTGTTCGCCGTAACGCTGGTGCTGTTCAAGAGCGGCAAGGTCCGGGCAACGCCCAAGGCCATGCGCTTCTTTATGATCGCCCTCATCGGCTACGCGGTGTTTGCCCTGGTCAACATGGTCATGATGATGACGGGAATGACGCAGGAGCCGTTCGGCCTTCGCACCCAGGTTGAAATCTTCGGCATCCCGCTGGGCGTGTTCATCGGCCTGCTGGCCATCGGCCTGGCCGCTTTCTCCCTGATCATGGACTTCACCAGCATCGAGGCGGGCGTCCGCAGCGGTGCCCCGCAGCGCTTCTCCTGGACTGCCGCCTTCGGCCTCACTGTCACCCTCGTATGGCTGTACGTGGAAATCATCCGCCTGCTGGCCATCCTGCGCGGGGACGACTAA
- the galK gene encoding galactokinase, which yields MSASRDSLTTSGPAGTEDLAARFTREFGSVPTGVWQAPGRVNLIGEHTDYNEGFVLPFAIDRTARVAVGTRTDSTVRLLSTYGDQGIVSMSLDSLRPGSAKGWTKYPLGVMWALRQRGIDLPGIDLLLDSNVPLGAGLSSSHAIECAVISALNELTGAGLKAEEMVLATQQAENDFVGAPTGIMDQSASLRGSKGHAVFLDCRNQDVNLVPFETEPADLVMLVIDTKVSHSHADGGYASRRASCELGAEVLGVKALRDVQLGDLEEASGLLDEVTFRRVRHVVTENDRVLQTVELLAAQGPAAIGALLDASHVSMRDDFEISCPELDLAVESSRANGAIGARMTGGGFGGAAIALTPVSSEHKVRDAVVKAFAGAGFTAPDIFTVTPAAGAMRIA from the coding sequence GTGAGTGCCAGTCGTGATTCTTTGACCACCTCCGGACCGGCAGGCACCGAAGATCTCGCTGCCCGGTTCACCCGTGAATTCGGCAGCGTTCCCACCGGCGTCTGGCAGGCACCAGGACGCGTGAACCTGATCGGCGAGCACACCGACTACAACGAGGGGTTTGTGCTGCCCTTCGCCATTGACCGGACTGCCCGGGTTGCCGTAGGGACCCGGACCGATTCCACAGTGCGGCTGCTGTCCACCTACGGGGACCAGGGAATTGTGAGTATGTCGCTGGATTCCCTGCGTCCCGGTTCGGCCAAGGGCTGGACCAAGTACCCCTTGGGAGTGATGTGGGCACTGCGCCAGCGGGGCATCGACCTTCCCGGCATTGACCTGCTGCTTGACTCCAATGTTCCGCTCGGTGCAGGACTCTCCTCCTCCCATGCCATCGAGTGTGCGGTCATCTCGGCATTGAACGAACTGACCGGCGCCGGCCTGAAGGCAGAAGAGATGGTCCTGGCCACGCAGCAGGCCGAAAACGACTTTGTCGGAGCACCGACCGGGATCATGGACCAGTCAGCATCGTTGCGCGGGTCAAAAGGACACGCCGTGTTCCTGGATTGCCGGAACCAGGACGTCAATCTGGTTCCCTTCGAAACCGAACCGGCGGACCTGGTGATGCTGGTGATCGACACCAAGGTGTCGCACTCCCATGCCGACGGCGGTTATGCCTCCCGGCGCGCCTCCTGTGAGCTGGGCGCGGAGGTCCTCGGAGTCAAGGCCTTGCGGGACGTCCAGCTGGGCGACCTGGAAGAGGCCTCTGGACTCCTTGATGAAGTGACGTTCCGCCGCGTACGGCACGTGGTCACGGAAAACGACCGCGTCCTCCAGACCGTGGAGCTTTTGGCGGCCCAGGGTCCGGCGGCAATCGGTGCCCTGCTGGATGCCAGCCATGTATCGATGCGCGACGATTTCGAAATCTCCTGCCCCGAACTGGACCTGGCAGTGGAGTCCTCGCGCGCCAATGGCGCCATCGGCGCCCGCATGACCGGCGGTGGTTTCGGCGGCGCGGCCATCGCCCTTACCCCGGTCAGCTCGGAGCACAAGGTGCGTGACGCCGTCGTCAAGGCGTTTGCAGGCGCCGGTTTCACCGCACCGGACATCTTCACTGTGACGCCCGCTGCCGGCGCCATGCGCATTGCCTGA
- a CDS encoding ABC transporter ATP-binding protein codes for MLEVEGVSVHYGRIQAIRDMSFTVDEGEVVALIGANGAGKTTTMKTISGLLNCTGGKIKFAGEDITKMKAHLRVVHGISQAPEGRGIFPGMTVRENLDMGTFGRKDRSGVSKDLDRVFDLFPRLKEREKQFGGTMSGGEQQMLAIGRALMSSPKLLLLDEPSMGLAPQFIRQIFKIIREINNQGTTVLMVEQNANQALAGAHRAFVLETGAITHSGTGKELLANPSVKEAYLGVG; via the coding sequence TTGCTTGAAGTCGAAGGTGTTTCGGTCCACTACGGGCGGATCCAGGCGATCCGCGACATGTCCTTTACCGTCGATGAAGGCGAAGTGGTCGCACTCATCGGAGCGAACGGTGCCGGTAAAACCACAACCATGAAGACAATTTCCGGCCTGCTCAACTGCACCGGCGGGAAGATCAAGTTCGCCGGTGAGGACATCACGAAAATGAAGGCCCATCTCCGCGTGGTGCACGGGATCTCCCAGGCCCCTGAAGGGCGCGGCATCTTTCCCGGCATGACGGTCCGGGAAAACCTGGACATGGGAACATTCGGCCGGAAGGACAGGAGTGGTGTGTCCAAGGACCTGGATCGTGTCTTCGATCTGTTTCCGCGGCTGAAGGAGCGGGAAAAGCAGTTCGGCGGCACCATGTCCGGCGGTGAGCAGCAGATGCTGGCCATCGGAAGGGCCTTGATGTCCAGCCCGAAGCTGTTGCTGCTGGACGAACCCTCCATGGGGCTGGCTCCGCAATTTATCCGCCAGATCTTCAAAATCATCAGGGAAATCAACAACCAGGGCACCACCGTCCTGATGGTGGAGCAGAACGCCAACCAGGCCCTCGCCGGGGCACACCGTGCATTCGTCCTGGAAACAGGGGCGATAACCCATAGCGGGACGGGCAAGGAGCTTCTGGCAAATCCTTCCGTGAAGGAGGCATACCTCGGCGTCGGGTAG